A window of the Cicer arietinum cultivar CDC Frontier isolate Library 1 chromosome 6, Cicar.CDCFrontier_v2.0, whole genome shotgun sequence genome harbors these coding sequences:
- the LOC101496024 gene encoding GATA transcription factor 7-like, with amino-acid sequence MEVVVAKALKPSLRTESIFPQTICEEILCLNANNVVVGEDFSVDDLLDFSHGEFQHSSVGKEIDDYEEEEDQEKDSVTSGSSHDRTEDDGISNSTAFSGSAESDSIFAAGLEVPTDDVADLEWVSHFVDDSLPELSLLYPVRARPEPEPRPSPTETPVHLSLIRKKPRTNKTRKPNCHIWSFNPVLSATKKQRKKAEVQPGGPQFQRRCSHCQVQKTPQWRTGPLGPKTLCNACGVRFKSGRLFPEYRPASSPTFSGDIHSNSHRKVLEMRRRKETDETASGLNRVQMV; translated from the exons atggaagTTGTGGTGGCAAAAGCGTTGAAACCAAGCTTGCGGACAGAGTCTATTTTCCCGCAAACAATTTGCGAAGAGATTCTGTGTTTGAACGCTAACAACGTTGTTGTCGGCGAAGATTTCTCTGTCGACGATTTGCTTGACTTTTCCCACGGCGAATTCCAACACAGTTCCGTCGGAAAAGAAATTGATGATTACGAGGAAGAGGAAGACCAGGAAAAGGACAGCGTTACCTCAGGTTCCTCACATGACCGTACAGAAGACGACGGTATCTCCAATTCCACAGCGTTTTCCGGTTCCGCCGAGTCTGACTCCATTTTTGCCGCCGGATTGGAAGTTCCG ACCGATGATGTTGCGGATTTGGAATGGGTGTCTCATTTTGTGGACGATTCTCTGCCGGAACTTTCTCTACTGTATCCAGTTCGGGCCCGGCCCGAACCGGAACCTAGACCGAGCCCAACCGAAACTCCTGTTCATCTCTCTTTAATCCGTAAAAAGCCCAGAACCAACAAGACCAGAAAGCCCAACTGTCATATTTGGTCCTTCAACCCCGTACTTTCCGCGACGAAGAAGCAGAGGAAAAAGGCAGAGGTCCAACCAGGTGGACCCCAGTTTCAGCGACGCTGTAGCCATTGCCAGGTGCAGAAAACTCCACAGTGGAGAACCGGTCCACTTGGACCCAAAACCCTATGTAACGCTTGCGGCGTCCGGTTTAAGTCCGGTCGGCTTTTCCCGGAGTATAGACCGGCTTCAAGTCCGACATTCTCTGGTGATATTCACTCGAACAGCCACCGTAAGGTTTTGGAGATGAGGCGGAGGAAGGAGACGGATGAGACTGCGTCTGGTTTGAACCGGGTTCAAATGGTCTAG